The proteins below come from a single Dasypus novemcinctus isolate mDasNov1 chromosome 22, mDasNov1.1.hap2, whole genome shotgun sequence genomic window:
- the LOC131275278 gene encoding olfactory receptor 5V1-like, which yields MWREQMDIDNLTRVNEFILTGISDLPEVRYPFFVVLAIVYQVTLLGNGTILLAIGTEKKLHTPMYSFLANLSLLDIFCPSATVTKILENLLTEKQSISFIGCALQVYFLVALAGTEVFLLAVMAYDRYVAICFPLRYSLIMTNVRSAQLSSGTWAAGFLHSLMHTVFTFRLSFCKSNQINQYYCDILPVVALSCSSTYEAEMLALVLAEILGCSAFLITFISYIYIISTVLKMQSAEGKHKAFSTCASHLIVVCLFYGTAIFTYIRPSSSQYSAAKDRLIPMLYVVITPMLNPIIYSLRNTEVKGALKKVLCPKTCLHQTKY from the coding sequence ATGTGGAGAGAACAGATGGATATTGACAATCTCACCAGAGTGAATGAATTCATTCTCACAGGAATCTCTGATCTTCCAGAGGTGCGCTATCCTTTCTTTGTAGTTTTGGCTATCGTCTATCAGGTCACTTTGTTGGGAAATGGTACCATTCTCCTAGCCATTGGGACTGAGAAAAagctccacacacccatgtattcTTTCTTGGCAAATTTGTCCCTCTTAGACATATTCTGCCCATCAGCTACTGTTACCAAGATTCTTGAGAACCTCCTGACTGAGAAGCAAAGCATTTCTTTTATTGGGTGTGCTTTGCAGGTTTATTTCTTGGTGGCCCTGGCAGGGACTGAGGTCTTCCTTCTAGCTGTCATGGCTTATGACCGGTATGTGGCCATCTGTTTCCCACTTCGTTACAGCCTCATCATGACCAATGTGCGCAGTGCCCAGCTGTCATCTGGAACCTGGGCAGCTGGGTTTCTTCATTCCCTTATGCATACAGTGTTCACATTCCGCCTGTCTTTCTGTAAATCCAATCAGATTAACCAGTATTATTGTGACATTCTGCCAGTGGTGGCACTCTCCTGTTCTTCCACATATGAGGCAGAGATGCTTGCTTTAGTTTTAGCAGAAATCTTGGGGTGCAGTGCCTTTCTGATCACCTTTATTTCTTATATCTACATCATATCCACTGTCCTTAAGATGCAGTCAGCTGAAGGGAAGCACAAGGCCTTCTCCACATGTGCTTCCCACCTCATTGTGGTCTGTCTATTTTATGGCACAGCAATATTTACCTATATCCGTCCTTCCTCCAGTCAGTATTCTGCAGCCAAAGACAGACTTATCCCGATGCTGTATGTGGTCATCACCCCAATGTTGAACCCTATCATCTACAGCTTGAGAAACACAGAGGTTAAAGGGGCACTTAAAAAAGTTTTATGTCCTAAAACATGTTTACACCAAACCAAATATTGA